A single region of the Labrus bergylta chromosome 10, fLabBer1.1, whole genome shotgun sequence genome encodes:
- the ism1 gene encoding isthmin-1: MVRLAAELLLLLGLLLLTLHITVLRSTPLPQGNETVSLDQDAALSENNINEKSSSSAELAPEDRRSGPEHRLTHRPATLPWSQGGNVHRDGPGAFLLDLHNFPDLSKADINGQNPNIQVTIEVVDGLEGHEPEKGLRKESKPSWASPNWRNWWPRSSSPSSSSTTTRQTEDGDRSYGSNSEDSNFLRPSADWDRRGGVGGGSKTQSEYDYMDGEGDWSNWTSCSVTCGNGNQKRTRSCGYACTATESRTCDMPNCPGIEDAFRTAATEVSLLAGTDEFNATELFGVDTDSCERWMNCKSDFLKKYMTKVANDLPSCPCSYPTEVAYSTADVHDPLTRRDFRWKDASGPKEKLEIYKPTARYCIRSMLTLESTTLAAQHCCYDDSMKLITRGKGAGTPNLISTEFSADLHYKVDILPWIVCKGDWSRYNQARPPNNGQKCPENPQDDDYYKQFEEAREF, encoded by the exons AACAATATAAATGAGAAGAGCAGCTCCTCAGCCGAGCTGGCTCCTGAAGACCGGAGATCTGGTCCTGAACACCGGCTGACCCACCGGCCCGCCACCCTCCCCTGGTCGCAGGGCGGCAACGTGCACCGAGACGGCCCGGGCGCTTTCCTCCTCGACCTGCACAACTTCCCCGACCTCTCCAAAGCCGATATCAACGGACAGAACCCCAACATACAG GTGACCATCGAAGTGGTGGACGGACTGGAGGGCCACGAGCCAGAAAAAGGGCTCCGTAAGGAAAGCAAACCCAGCTGGGCGTCTCCTAACTGGAGGAACTGGTGGCCTCGCTCTTCttccccatcctcctcctccaccaccacccgTCAGACCGAGGACGGCGATCGATCCTATGGGAGCAACAGCGAGGACAGCAACTTCCTCCGGCCGTCTGCTGACTGGGACAGGAGAGGAGGCGTGGGGGGAGGAAGCAAGACTCAGAGTGAATATG ATTACATGGACGGAGAGGGCGACTGGAGTAACTGGACGTCTTGCAGTGTCACCTGTGGAAACGGAAACCAGAAGAGAACACGGTCGTGTGGTTACGCCTGCACGGCCACCGAGTCCAGGACCTGTGACATGCCCAACTGCCCAG GAATCGAAGACGCCTTTAGGACCGCGGCGACTGAAGTGAGCCTGTTAGCTGGAACAGACGAATTCAACGCCACAGAGCTCTTCGGTGTCG ACACGGACAGCTGCGAGCGCTGGATGAACTGCAAGAGCGACTTCCTGAAGAAGTACATGACCAAAGTGGCCAACGACCTCCCCAGCTGCCCCTGCTCTTACCCGACCGAGGTGGCATACAGCACGGCGGACGTGCACGACCCGCTCACCCGCCGCGACTTCCGCTGGAAGGACGCCAGCGGCCCCAAAGAGAAGCTGGAGATCTACAAGCCGACGGCGCGTTACTGCATCCGCTCCATGCTGACGCTGGAGTCCACCACGCTGGCGGCGCAGCACTGTTGCTACGACGACAGCATGAAGCTCATCACGCGCGGCAAAGGGGCCGGCACGCCGAACCTCATCAGCACCGAGTTCTCGGCCGACCTGCACTACAAGGTGGACATCCTGCCGTGGATCGTCTGCAAAGGAGACTGGAGCCGCTACAACCAGGCAAGACCGCCCAACAACGGGCAGAAGTGTCCCGAGAACCCGCAGGACGACGACTACTACAAACAGTTTGAGGAGGCGAGGGAGTTCTAG